In Candidatus Methanosphaera massiliense, the following are encoded in one genomic region:
- a CDS encoding ERF family protein, whose protein sequence is MFTETNYKEEMPVNLLRKIMQARKMFKDKGISKSGYNHFQKFSYYELKDIIPEAIEICIELDIATRFTYEYDHYALKIYDLENKEETEFCMPAQEIPKEGNMNNQLQNLGKVQTYIRRYLYMQFLDITENDVVDASNTKNDPAKKPRNKNLKYPVL, encoded by the coding sequence ATGTTTACAGAAACCAATTATAAAGAAGAAATGCCAGTAAACTTACTAAGAAAAATTATGCAAGCAAGGAAAATGTTTAAAGATAAAGGTATAAGTAAATCTGGATATAACCACTTCCAAAAATTCTCATACTATGAATTAAAAGATATAATTCCAGAGGCAATAGAAATATGCATAGAACTCGATATTGCAACAAGATTCACATATGAATATGACCATTATGCATTAAAAATCTATGACTTGGAAAACAAGGAAGAAACAGAATTCTGCATGCCAGCACAGGAAATACCAAAAGAAGGAAATATGAACAATCAACTACAGAATCTAGGGAAAGTACAAACATATATCAGACGATACCTATACATGCAATTTCTAGATATAACAGAAAATGACGTGGTGGATGCAAGTAACACAAAAAATGATCCAGCTAAGAAACCTCGAAACAAAAACCTTAAATATCCAGTACTATAA
- the tmk gene encoding dTMP kinase, with protein MYIVLEGIDGAGKSTQTELLRQWLEKQGYNTKTIVEPTDSSIGRLIRNELKKPESTEDINQQMLALLFAADRLTLKQEILESKSTEKIILSDRSFYSSICYQNNQSIEPEWVYLINKYTPKPDLTIILDLDEKEALKRCDREEVFEELSFLTTTRKNYQKLLTTEDNIIMIDAAPSLEEVQKAIQEKIKEKLL; from the coding sequence ATGTACATAGTTCTAGAAGGAATAGATGGAGCAGGAAAATCAACACAGACAGAGCTGCTAAGACAATGGCTAGAAAAACAGGGATATAATACAAAAACAATAGTAGAACCAACAGATTCAAGTATTGGCCGGTTAATAAGAAATGAATTAAAAAAACCCGAATCAACAGAGGATATAAATCAGCAAATGTTAGCACTACTATTTGCAGCAGACCGTTTAACACTAAAACAGGAAATACTTGAATCCAAGTCAACAGAAAAGATAATCTTAAGTGACAGATCATTCTATTCAAGCATATGCTACCAAAATAATCAGTCAATAGAACCGGAATGGGTTTACCTTATAAATAAATATACACCAAAACCAGATTTAACAATAATATTAGACCTTGATGAAAAAGAGGCACTTAAACGCTGTGACAGGGAAGAAGTATTTGAAGAACTATCTTTTCTGACAACAACAAGAAAAAACTATCAGAAACTACTTACAACAGAAGATAATATTATCATGATAGATGCAGCACCATCACTAGAAGAAGTACAAAAAGCTATACAAGAAAAAATAAAAGAAAAACTACTATAA
- a CDS encoding tyrosine--tRNA ligase translates to MDIDATIAKITENTAEVIEVEELKEVLQKDEKIAYVGFEPSGKIHLGHALTIKRMKALQDAGFKIKIFVANLHAYLNGKGTLKELQKTADYNIKCFKALGLSDDTEFIMGSDRITMEYMEKVFKAATLTTIQRSQRSMAQVSRGETHNVAESLYPIMQVIDMDDLNVDVAVGGMEQRKIHMLAREILPKLGYKAPVCIHIPLIHGTDGSDKMSSSKGNFIAIDDSPKDIKNKINKSFCPTGVVEDNPVLEMAHYYIFDEHEKMLIERPEKFGGNLELTEEELLDVYSNENLHPMDLKNSVSKYLIEKFAPAREYMETH, encoded by the coding sequence ATGGATATAGACGCAACTATTGCAAAGATTACAGAAAACACTGCAGAAGTAATTGAAGTAGAAGAATTAAAGGAAGTACTTCAAAAAGATGAGAAAATAGCATATGTGGGCTTTGAACCATCAGGTAAAATACATCTAGGACATGCTTTAACAATAAAAAGAATGAAAGCATTACAGGATGCAGGATTTAAGATAAAAATATTCGTAGCAAACCTACACGCATACCTTAATGGTAAAGGTACATTAAAAGAATTACAAAAAACAGCTGATTATAATATTAAATGTTTCAAAGCACTAGGATTAAGTGATGATACAGAATTTATCATGGGATCAGACCGTATAACCATGGAATACATGGAGAAAGTATTCAAAGCAGCAACACTAACAACTATACAAAGATCACAGAGAAGTATGGCTCAGGTATCACGTGGTGAAACACATAACGTTGCTGAATCATTATATCCTATAATGCAGGTAATAGATATGGATGATTTAAATGTTGATGTAGCTGTAGGTGGAATGGAACAGAGAAAAATACACATGTTAGCACGTGAAATTCTTCCAAAACTAGGATATAAAGCACCTGTATGTATTCATATACCCTTAATTCATGGAACAGATGGGTCAGATAAAATGTCCAGTAGTAAAGGAAACTTCATAGCAATTGATGATTCTCCTAAAGATATAAAGAATAAGATTAATAAGAGTTTCTGTCCTACAGGAGTAGTTGAAGATAACCCTGTTCTTGAAATGGCTCATTACTACATATTTGATGAACATGAAAAGATGTTAATTGAAAGACCAGAGAAATTTGGTGGAAATCTTGAATTAACAGAGGAAGAATTACTAGATGTTTATAGTAATGAGAATTTACATCCAATGGACTTAAAAAATTCAGTTAGTAAATATTTAATAGAGAAATTTGCTCCTGCACGTGAATACATGGAAACACACTAA
- a CDS encoding translation initiation factor IF-2 subunit beta codes for MAKKGNNKKTDPEFREYEELLDKAYEQLPDKIFEAKRFKVPKGYSVIQGNRTIIKNFGDVSRTLNRDPQHVLKYLLRELGTSGNVEGNRAILQGKFTHYVINDRIKEYVDDFVMCHECNRPDTVIIREDRVDILKCSACGARAPLKSL; via the coding sequence ATGGCTAAAAAAGGTAACAATAAGAAAACTGACCCAGAATTTAGGGAATATGAAGAATTATTAGACAAAGCATATGAACAATTACCAGATAAAATATTTGAAGCAAAAAGATTCAAAGTACCTAAAGGATACTCTGTTATTCAGGGAAACCGTACCATTATCAAAAACTTCGGTGATGTTTCAAGAACATTAAACAGAGACCCACAGCATGTACTTAAATACTTATTAAGAGAATTAGGTACATCTGGTAATGTAGAAGGAAACCGTGCAATACTCCAGGGTAAATTTACACACTACGTAATCAATGATCGTATAAAAGAATATGTTGACGACTTTGTAATGTGTCATGAATGTAACAGACCTGATACTGTTATCATACGTGAAGACCGTGTTGACATATTAAAATGTAGTGCATGTGGAGCTAGAGCACCACTCAAATCATTATAA
- a CDS encoding MutS-related protein, translating to MEYEGGLFIEQIDEIKGIGSKIINKIIQTYGSYDNFIESIKNYDIDKLMSISGLSQKKALEIVRYIHGYREDEFLKTEQSQNLYNDIIKRILEFANTDYARNRVLLLTPTTDYNKIKQTNQLIQDTLDHTQELDYHYIRALYEKIHPLNKNIRPKFHDEYAIVCEDYDDYLSLIKKGFDRYTNIYPLKDNVNFNEYEFIVYLYNDFNMDPGDATNIVTISNSSPDHEIQPNILLEYFKQNRDTLENVCQLRQYLGLETCIDEVLDVLDNIKIENKNKIALDETIEEIKDHANDTINQQIKNIELEGDEVLQLLNHDGNLPPKIMTIFNDVLDEAREKLGNKTGLLFDPFIIKYPLEIDYNEVRRIQEKTIANIHLKEYEQELTACNILEKYEKQIEDETIELIHYDYQFTLASFTKFYDLTIPEIGDEYKLEGALHLSLKQQEKINNIPIQKINYHLDKDNNIILLTGANSGGKTTLLETLGQHTIMTHMGLGVCSEKATIPKTNEVHYFTKKHSLNAGAFETFLTSFIPVTIGKEKKLILIDELESITELEAAVKIIIGFIEHIQDENSYAVIVTHMAPEILKRTENIKIRTDGIEAKGLDKEYNLIVDRSPKINYLANSTPELILKKIYEKSEEPLKSVYKDILDKF from the coding sequence ATGGAATATGAGGGGGGATTATTCATAGAACAGATAGATGAAATAAAAGGTATAGGCAGTAAGATAATCAACAAGATAATACAAACCTACGGCTCATATGACAACTTCATAGAATCAATAAAAAATTATGATATTGACAAGTTAATGAGTATATCAGGACTTAGTCAGAAGAAAGCATTAGAAATAGTAAGATATATTCATGGATACAGGGAAGATGAATTTCTAAAAACAGAACAGTCACAGAACCTATATAATGATATAATAAAAAGAATACTTGAATTTGCAAATACTGATTATGCCAGAAACAGAGTACTGCTTCTAACACCAACAACTGATTACAATAAGATAAAACAGACAAACCAACTGATACAGGACACACTAGACCATACACAGGAATTAGACTACCATTATATACGTGCATTATATGAAAAAATACATCCGCTAAACAAGAATATAAGACCAAAATTCCATGATGAATACGCAATAGTATGTGAAGACTATGATGATTATCTGTCATTGATAAAAAAGGGATTTGACAGATACACAAACATATACCCATTGAAAGATAATGTGAATTTCAATGAATATGAATTCATAGTATACTTATACAACGACTTCAACATGGACCCTGGGGATGCGACAAATATTGTAACCATAAGCAATAGCAGTCCAGACCATGAAATACAACCGAACATACTACTAGAATACTTCAAACAAAACAGAGACACACTAGAAAATGTATGCCAGCTAAGACAATACCTCGGACTAGAAACATGCATCGACGAAGTACTGGATGTTCTAGACAACATAAAAATAGAAAACAAGAACAAAATAGCACTAGATGAAACAATAGAAGAAATCAAAGACCATGCAAATGACACAATAAACCAGCAGATAAAAAATATAGAACTAGAAGGAGATGAAGTGCTACAACTACTAAACCATGACGGAAACCTACCACCAAAAATAATGACCATATTCAATGACGTACTAGACGAGGCAAGAGAAAAACTAGGAAACAAGACAGGATTACTATTTGATCCATTCATAATTAAATATCCCCTAGAAATAGATTACAATGAAGTAAGAAGAATACAGGAAAAAACAATAGCAAACATCCATCTAAAAGAATACGAACAAGAACTGACAGCATGTAACATCCTAGAAAAATATGAAAAACAAATCGAAGACGAAACAATAGAACTAATACACTACGACTACCAATTCACACTAGCAAGCTTCACAAAATTCTACGACCTAACAATACCAGAAATAGGAGATGAATACAAACTAGAAGGAGCACTACACCTATCACTAAAACAACAAGAAAAAATAAACAACATCCCAATACAGAAAATAAACTACCACCTTGACAAAGACAATAACATAATACTGCTAACCGGTGCAAACAGTGGAGGAAAAACAACACTACTGGAAACACTAGGACAACATACCATCATGACACACATGGGACTAGGAGTATGCTCAGAAAAAGCAACAATACCCAAAACCAATGAAGTACACTACTTTACCAAAAAACACTCACTAAACGCCGGAGCATTCGAAACATTCCTAACATCATTCATACCCGTGACAATAGGAAAAGAAAAAAAACTAATACTAATCGATGAACTTGAATCAATAACAGAACTAGAAGCCGCAGTGAAAATAATCATAGGATTCATAGAACACATACAAGACGAGAACTCCTACGCAGTAATAGTAACACACATGGCACCGGAAATACTGAAAAGAACCGAAAATATAAAAATAAGAACCGATGGTATAGAAGCAAAAGGACTTGATAAAGAATACAATCTAATAGTAGATAGAAGTCCAAAAATAAATTACCTGGCAAACAGTACACCAGAACTAATACTTAAGAAAATATATGAAAAATCAGAAGAACCACTAAAAAGTGTATATAAAGACATATTAGATAAATTCTAG
- a CDS encoding PhoU domain-containing protein, with translation MPKNMKNNTLKEILDIILYESPSTQDEIADKLNISRRYVTKLLKPLIDENVIKKAYVVDLKKFNEISENFETEHSVPEYSGEYFIKEMMKEMGEQILKQFKWSFEAMKNNDLELAQKALDEDQNTNHMYSKIKSSTDTVLSLDPFFEFNNTIMFNEIAYDMERIGDHICHIPKFVLEEHTEVKKPVFDVLEEMYDMASTMFKKAVKSFLKRDLNIKDKMDRYEHELTNLQKLATKKISSQMAKADINKNNSPYYLKLFRVVKSFERIGDISIEITEATTQFYIENQSTLRKQHFKYFDQNK, from the coding sequence ATGCCAAAGAATATGAAAAATAATACATTGAAAGAGATTTTAGATATCATATTATATGAATCACCATCTACTCAAGATGAAATCGCTGATAAATTAAACATTAGTAGGCGTTATGTGACTAAATTACTGAAACCTCTTATAGATGAAAATGTAATTAAAAAAGCTTATGTTGTTGATTTAAAGAAGTTTAATGAAATATCTGAGAATTTTGAAACAGAGCATTCTGTTCCAGAGTATTCAGGTGAATATTTCATTAAAGAAATGATGAAGGAGATGGGTGAACAGATTTTAAAACAGTTCAAATGGTCCTTTGAAGCTATGAAAAATAATGATCTTGAACTTGCACAGAAAGCATTAGATGAAGATCAGAATACCAATCATATGTACTCAAAAATCAAATCTTCTACAGATACTGTGTTATCTCTTGACCCATTTTTTGAGTTTAATAACACTATCATGTTTAATGAAATTGCATATGATATGGAGCGTATCGGTGACCATATATGTCATATACCAAAATTTGTTCTCGAAGAGCATACTGAGGTTAAGAAGCCTGTATTTGATGTGTTAGAGGAAATGTATGATATGGCTTCTACTATGTTCAAAAAGGCTGTTAAGAGTTTTCTTAAACGTGACTTGAATATTAAGGATAAAATGGATCGTTATGAACATGAATTAACTAATTTACAGAAATTAGCTACTAAGAAGATTTCTAGCCAGATGGCTAAGGCTGATATTAACAAAAATAACTCCCCGTATTATCTTAAATTATTCAGAGTTGTAAAATCCTTTGAACGTATTGGTGATATTTCTATTGAAATTACTGAAGCTACCACCCAATTTTACATAGAAAATCAGTCTACATTACGAAAACAACATTTCAAGTATTTTGACCAGAACAAATAA
- a CDS encoding sugar O-acetyltransferase, which produces MMSELEKLKAGLDYCFDDPEVAAIKDNAIKQCAKFNSIDPTDYDKREKCLKKILGSMGEDVCIVTNFNCDNGKNIHIGSHFLANYNFTVLDMVDVHIGDNVMIGPNVLITTVGHTLSPKGRREKMGVTSPVNIGNDVWIGANVVILPGVTIGNNVVIGAGAVVTKDIPDNSLAVGVPARVIKSIENDL; this is translated from the coding sequence ATGATGAGTGAATTAGAAAAATTAAAAGCGGGATTAGATTACTGTTTTGATGATCCTGAAGTGGCTGCTATAAAAGATAATGCTATAAAACAATGTGCTAAATTTAATAGTATAGACCCAACAGATTATGATAAAAGAGAAAAATGTTTAAAGAAGATACTTGGATCTATGGGTGAAGATGTGTGTATAGTTACTAATTTTAATTGTGATAATGGTAAGAATATTCATATAGGATCACATTTTCTAGCAAACTATAACTTCACTGTTCTAGATATGGTGGATGTACATATTGGAGACAATGTAATGATAGGACCAAATGTACTTATAACTACTGTAGGTCATACATTATCACCAAAGGGAAGACGTGAAAAAATGGGAGTAACAAGTCCTGTTAATATTGGTAATGATGTATGGATTGGAGCTAATGTGGTTATACTACCTGGAGTTACAATTGGTAATAATGTAGTTATTGGAGCAGGAGCAGTAGTAACTAAGGATATTCCCGATAATTCACTAGCTGTGGGTGTTCCAGCAAGAGTTATAAAATCTATTGAAAATGATTTATAA
- a CDS encoding sulfite exporter TauE/SafE family protein, whose protein sequence is MDFIIYIILLLIGGCFGGLMAGLLGIGGGIILTPIQYFLLLSMGVDASTALPVSFATSLAVIFVTMLRSSREHYRNGFVETRFIKIIMVLGFIGAICGAFISTHINVRILEILFGLMCIIAAINMILIKYPDNDDNISTSKLAHGLLGLVAGLLCGLLGVGGGIIMIPILTIVLKYPTHKAIGTSSASIITTSLGGLIAYIILGWNVPGLPAYSLGYVNLIQFVFLTITSTIIAGYAANWSKKIDPRILKAMHIVLVVYIGVKMLGII, encoded by the coding sequence TTGGATTTTATTATTTATATTATTTTATTATTAATTGGAGGATGCTTCGGGGGTCTTATGGCTGGTCTTCTAGGTATTGGCGGTGGTATAATTCTTACACCTATACAGTACTTCCTACTGTTATCTATGGGTGTGGATGCAAGCACTGCTCTGCCAGTATCATTTGCAACAAGTCTTGCAGTAATATTTGTAACTATGCTTAGAAGTTCCCGGGAGCACTACAGGAATGGTTTTGTAGAAACAAGATTTATAAAAATCATAATGGTCCTAGGATTCATTGGTGCAATTTGTGGTGCATTTATTTCTACTCATATTAATGTCAGAATACTGGAGATACTATTTGGATTAATGTGTATCATCGCTGCTATCAACATGATTCTGATCAAGTATCCTGATAATGATGATAATATCAGTACAAGTAAGTTAGCACACGGACTTCTTGGTCTAGTTGCAGGATTACTCTGCGGATTACTTGGTGTCGGTGGCGGAATTATCATGATTCCAATATTAACCATAGTATTAAAATATCCTACACATAAGGCAATCGGTACCAGTTCTGCATCAATTATCACAACTAGTCTTGGTGGATTAATAGCATACATCATACTAGGATGGAATGTTCCAGGCTTGCCTGCATATTCACTTGGATATGTTAACCTTATACAATTCGTATTCTTAACAATCACAAGTACTATTATTGCAGGATATGCTGCTAACTGGTCAAAGAAAATAGATCCACGTATACTAAAGGCAATGCACATAGTTCTTGTAGTATATATTGGAGTTAAAATGCTTGGAATAATATAA
- a CDS encoding U32 family peptidase produces the protein MNSSSNNCKILAPVGSKDVLPAAVYSGADYVYLSGTRYGARDFADNFDYDGIVNAINFCHKYNVKVFVTVNISILESEMDDVIDYVFFLYSHGADAVIVQDIGLASVISKLIPDLELHASTQMTIYDYSFTRWLSMNGYSNANISREVPLTHIKSIIDRLHEYHHSISIEVFGHGALCYCYSGQCLMSSFLGGRSGNRGLCAQPCRMRYRLEDDYYTHLSDSNYLLSTKDLCTYKNVKDIVDAGVDCIKIEGRMKSREYVSSSTYAYMNAVNGNASDKDFLLLNLAFNRGLTEGYISGCQPDDVVGRQRSGNQGYPIGRVIKVNGDSITIKFGNRRYPTRIVNGDGLKFELDGESCGMYVSKILSQSKNKITIRANKNIHVDEDAMVYITYSKYLRDTTNRIIHEKHVHKIGLDLEISVNNEMHLVVNCISDMLRKPVNYTSKETFEKATKKPVTKENLNKQLRKTGNTNYTINNITYTNFREDLFMPISAINNIRRELLQTVEKIIQKTYTPNKNKIEATRQNIESFKENHYTTRTRNTSDKTWNIYIDDTSMAEIIEDYDYIDTIYYDASFKYKSIDEYCKNIYDDIVELSSKTSKNIVLVLPQLLLDKDIPHIAEIMLKLEIEDVNISVQTDNIGVASMLNGTVYGNNLNIYNNYSIKKLGEDPGFKRLVVSNELSVSDVELLSSDRTELEYFVFGNVQLMLSEDNFEKLIRDDASKYYYLIDKRDNRFRLVMDCYNHSHIYDYRILNIGELTRKLDSTGVQCLSIDARFFNNKDILNILNYYDKIRNNEFAELELSEDREYYTGNFTRGVYKKD, from the coding sequence TTGAATAGTAGTAGTAATAATTGTAAGATTCTTGCACCTGTAGGTTCTAAGGATGTTTTACCTGCAGCTGTGTATAGTGGTGCTGATTATGTTTACCTGTCTGGTACACGTTATGGTGCCCGTGATTTTGCAGATAATTTTGATTATGATGGTATTGTTAATGCTATTAACTTCTGTCATAAATATAATGTTAAGGTGTTTGTAACTGTTAATATTTCCATTCTTGAATCTGAAATGGATGATGTTATTGATTACGTGTTTTTCCTGTACAGTCATGGTGCTGATGCTGTGATTGTCCAGGATATTGGTCTTGCATCAGTTATTAGCAAGTTAATTCCTGACTTGGAGTTACATGCTTCTACTCAGATGACTATTTATGATTATTCATTTACCCGATGGCTGAGTATGAACGGATACAGTAATGCCAATATTTCAAGGGAAGTTCCATTAACTCATATCAAGTCTATTATTGACAGGTTACATGAGTATCATCATAGTATCAGTATTGAAGTATTTGGTCATGGTGCTTTATGTTATTGTTATTCTGGTCAGTGTCTTATGTCTTCATTTCTAGGTGGCCGTAGTGGTAATCGCGGTTTATGTGCTCAGCCTTGCCGTATGCGTTACAGGTTAGAGGATGATTATTATACTCATCTTAGTGACAGTAATTACCTGTTAAGCACTAAGGATCTATGTACTTATAAGAATGTTAAGGATATAGTGGATGCCGGCGTGGATTGTATTAAGATTGAAGGCCGGATGAAATCCAGAGAATATGTCAGCAGCAGCACTTATGCATATATGAATGCTGTTAATGGCAATGCTAGTGACAAGGATTTTCTACTGCTTAATCTTGCATTTAATAGGGGTTTAACTGAAGGTTATATTTCTGGATGTCAGCCTGATGATGTTGTTGGCAGACAACGTTCCGGTAATCAGGGTTATCCTATTGGCCGTGTAATTAAGGTTAATGGTGATAGTATAACTATTAAGTTTGGTAATCGTCGTTATCCTACCCGTATTGTTAATGGTGACGGTCTTAAGTTTGAATTGGATGGTGAAAGCTGTGGCATGTATGTAAGTAAGATTCTTTCACAGTCAAAGAATAAGATTACTATCAGGGCTAATAAGAATATTCATGTTGATGAGGATGCCATGGTCTATATCACATATTCAAAATATTTACGTGACACTACTAACAGGATAATTCATGAAAAACATGTTCATAAAATAGGTCTTGACCTTGAAATCTCTGTTAATAATGAGATGCATCTTGTAGTTAATTGTATTAGTGACATGCTCAGAAAACCAGTGAATTATACAAGTAAAGAAACATTTGAAAAAGCAACAAAGAAGCCAGTGACAAAGGAAAACTTAAACAAACAACTAAGAAAAACAGGAAACACCAACTATACAATAAATAATATAACATATACTAACTTTAGAGAAGACCTGTTCATGCCAATATCAGCAATAAACAACATACGAAGAGAACTATTACAAACAGTGGAGAAGATAATACAGAAAACATACACTCCCAACAAAAATAAGATAGAAGCAACAAGACAAAATATAGAATCATTCAAAGAAAATCACTACACTACCAGGACAAGAAACACGAGTGATAAAACATGGAATATCTACATAGACGATACCAGTATGGCTGAAATCATAGAAGATTATGATTATATTGACACAATATACTATGATGCAAGTTTTAAGTATAAATCAATTGATGAATACTGTAAAAATATATATGATGACATAGTAGAGTTATCTTCTAAGACTTCAAAGAACATAGTGCTAGTTCTACCACAGCTACTGCTAGACAAGGACATACCTCACATTGCAGAGATTATGCTAAAACTGGAAATAGAGGATGTTAATATCAGTGTGCAGACTGATAATATTGGTGTTGCTTCAATGTTAAACGGCACAGTATACGGAAATAATTTAAACATTTATAATAATTATTCTATTAAAAAGTTAGGAGAAGATCCCGGATTTAAGAGATTGGTTGTTTCAAATGAATTATCAGTTAGTGATGTGGAATTATTATCTTCAGATAGAACTGAGCTTGAATACTTTGTATTTGGAAATGTTCAGTTAATGCTTAGTGAGGATAACTTTGAAAAACTCATAAGGGATGATGCAAGCAAGTATTATTACTTAATTGATAAAAGAGATAACCGGTTCAGACTAGTGATGGATTGCTATAATCATAGTCACATCTATGACTACAGGATACTTAACATAGGTGAACTTACTAGAAAACTAGATAGCACGGGTGTTCAATGTCTCAGTATAGATGCACGATTCTTTAATAATAAGGATATCTTGAATATACTTAACTATTATGATAAAATTAGAAATAATGAATTTGCAGAACTAGAATTAAGTGAAGACCGTGAATATTATACAGGTAACTTCACAAGAGGAGTTTATAAAAAAGATTAA
- a CDS encoding YigZ family protein encodes MTVEEVYAGKLVDRKSKFYAHLYRIDNLDQDITEIQKIHNKKYKKAAHHCYAALVNGEEDSRNDGEVGSPGRVLLELLQEYNLDGYMIMISRKFGGIKLGQGGVARAFRNTGRGVIEAYLESQK; translated from the coding sequence ATGACAGTAGAAGAAGTATATGCAGGAAAACTTGTAGATAGAAAATCTAAATTCTATGCACATCTCTACAGAATAGATAATCTTGACCAGGATATAACTGAGATACAAAAAATTCATAACAAGAAATATAAAAAAGCAGCACATCACTGTTATGCAGCATTAGTAAATGGTGAAGAGGATTCACGTAATGATGGAGAAGTAGGCTCACCTGGAAGAGTTCTACTAGAACTGCTACAGGAGTATAATCTTGATGGCTATATGATTATGATATCACGTAAATTTGGTGGTATTAAATTAGGTCAAGGTGGAGTAGCAAGAGCATTTAGAAATACAGGTAGAGGTGTAATAGAAGCTTACCTTGAAAGTCAAAAATAA
- a CDS encoding 60S ribosomal export protein NMD3, with protein MFCILCNSEEKLYDGLCKSCYLKEFKLVELPEYTTFTVCSHCGATFKNNKWIQAGYYDDEIINDAIQKDITINDKLENVEMFTEITNNRGTVYECVLHVSGDILDTRIEKEYPIEVKVERGVCPDCSKFYSGYYEAVIQLRADDRKLEDTEINDADKFISSEIQRICKTNKLAYVTERIVLKEGVDYHIGSYNAAHKIAVNMQKQYGGLITESRKLVGHDKSKSRDLYRSWISVRLPSFHRDDFIEYKDKIIKIEKIGSHKFSGTNLDNGKTESLTWKEYDNVNKVATMDDLRLTTITNITPTEIQVLDPDTYMTVDLQKTDNMNNLEIGQEINVIKIKNKTYIVI; from the coding sequence ATGTTTTGTATATTATGTAACAGTGAAGAGAAATTATATGACGGATTATGTAAAAGCTGTTATCTGAAAGAATTCAAACTAGTGGAACTACCAGAATATACTACATTTACTGTATGTTCACATTGTGGTGCGACATTTAAGAATAATAAATGGATTCAGGCAGGATATTATGATGATGAAATAATTAATGATGCTATCCAGAAAGATATTACAATAAATGATAAGCTAGAAAATGTTGAAATGTTCACAGAAATAACCAATAACAGGGGAACAGTATATGAATGTGTACTCCATGTATCAGGAGATATACTGGATACCAGAATAGAAAAGGAATACCCAATAGAAGTGAAGGTGGAACGTGGAGTATGTCCTGATTGCAGTAAATTTTATTCTGGTTATTATGAGGCAGTAATCCAATTACGAGCAGATGATAGAAAACTAGAGGATACTGAAATAAATGATGCTGATAAATTCATATCAAGTGAAATACAGAGAATTTGTAAAACAAATAAATTAGCATATGTAACAGAAAGAATTGTGCTAAAAGAGGGTGTGGATTATCATATTGGATCATATAATGCTGCTCATAAGATAGCTGTAAACATGCAAAAACAGTATGGCGGATTAATAACAGAATCCAGAAAACTTGTAGGTCATGATAAAAGTAAAAGCAGAGACCTATACAGGTCATGGATATCTGTAAGATTACCATCATTCCATAGGGATGACTTCATAGAATATAAAGATAAAATTATTAAGATAGAGAAAATTGGAAGTCATAAATTCTCTGGTACAAACCTGGACAATGGTAAAACAGAATCATTAACATGGAAGGAATATGATAATGTTAACAAAGTGGCTACTATGGATGATTTAAGACTGACAACCATAACTAATATCACACCAACTGAGATACAGGTACTTGACCCTGACACGTATATGACTGTGGATTTACAGAAAACAGATAACATGAATAATCTTGAAATTGGTCAGGAAATAAACGTCATAAAAATAAAGAATAAAACATATATAGTAATATAA